Part of the Chlamydia muridarum str. Nigg genome is shown below.
TTCCAAGACATACTCAGCAAGAAAAGTCCCTCCAGATTTTCTACGTTTCCGGAGCTCTAACCCTTTCACTATAATCTCTTGGGTATCAGCATTTTCTAAAAAAAGAATGCCCTCAGGATCCAATAGTGATTGTTGCACAACATACGACAAGACCTCTTGAAGAAATGCATTCTCTAAAGAATAGGGAGGATCCACATAAATCACATCAAAAGCCCGTTTCTGTTTACCGAGTCGCAGAAGAGCGGAACGAACATCTTGCTTAAGAATATGGACGGGTAAATTGTTGTCCAATAAAGCAAGATTGGCTCGAATTAACCGAATCGCATCTACAGAAGAATCCACAAATGTTACAGAGCCTGCCCCTCTACTGATGGCCTCAAACCCCATAGATCCAGACCCTGCAAACAAATCTAAAAATCGTGCACCAACTATGTGATTTGCACAAATATTGAAAACAGCCTCTTTTACAACACCACTAGTTGGGCGAACAGCAGGATTAGAAAAAGTCTTTAAAGACTTCCCTTTGAATTTACCAGCAAGAATTTTCAACTAACAACCTGAGGAATAAAATCAACGTAATCAGCAGCCACAAGCCTATAATCAATTCCTCGGATTTTCCCAAACCCAGGGAAAGGCCGTGGCACCTTATGTAAATGTCCGAATAAACACTGAGATACACGCCCGTCTGCCTCTAATAACTTAGAAACAAGACCTGGAGTCCCATCATTACTAATCGGAGGATAATGTGTCATCACCAATACCTCTTCTACCGAAGAAGGTAGCTCCTTCAAGGCACGTTCTAAGCGGCCAACCTCTCGAAGAAAAATCTTTTCATCCTGTTCGGTTAGCTCCCTCCCCTGAGAAGATTCACATGTATCCCCCCATTGGATACGGATATCTTGAGAATCCCATAAACGAACTCCTACAATCGCTTGATGGGCATTAAGCAAGACATACCCTTGTGAAAGG
Proteins encoded:
- the rsmD gene encoding 16S rRNA (guanine(966)-N(2))-methyltransferase RsmD, coding for MKILAGKFKGKSLKTFSNPAVRPTSGVVKEAVFNICANHIVGARFLDLFAGSGSMGFEAISRGAGSVTFVDSSVDAIRLIRANLALLDNNLPVHILKQDVRSALLRLGKQKRAFDVIYVDPPYSLENAFLQEVLSYVVQQSLLDPEGILFLENADTQEIIVKGLELRKRRKSGGTFLAEYVLEREA
- a CDS encoding metallophosphoesterase, which produces MRVFALADLHLSFGVPEKTMEVFGEPWVDYHHKIEAHWRDLITEEDIICLPGDISWAMRLEEAQQDFHFLGSLPGEKYMIRGNHDYWSSASSAKLSKVLPETLHYLSQGYVLLNAHQAIVGVRLWDSQDIRIQWGDTCESSQGRELTEQDEKIFLREVGRLERALKELPSSVEEVLVMTHYPPISNDGTPGLVSKLLEADGRVSQCLFGHLHKVPRPFPGFGKIRGIDYRLVAADYVDFIPQVVS